From a region of the Mercurialis annua linkage group LG1-X, ddMerAnnu1.2, whole genome shotgun sequence genome:
- the LOC126670593 gene encoding uncharacterized protein LOC126670593 produces MLIAHKYVELDQARSTLTKQHEHTKQDSSRYRGKNEEDRLRTKRYGAGHRPYDFTPLNKAPVYILSWMKQNRVMFNTPRKMDPDIQRDKSRYCRFHEGYGHDTDRCWDLKREIEQLIQSGLLKKFVNDRPGEKRKGEPIEKEDQNKKQKEVAGVVHVIEGGEPYNNTQKKKRNRRGSTTMFAIERYIIPEVSFGPDDGQHVKGPHDDALVLEAVIRNHHVKRILVDEGSFVNLFTLEAFKEMKGSATDLWRSSVPLVGLRRTPIRPEGTVSLYLELGDKNEGPVKKMHAQFKVVDLPLAYNSILGRPFLYQSGAVTSIRLLTLKMPTSEGTIVVRGNQEMAKECCMMTTKEDESLTIEAFPGNVVEEEES; encoded by the coding sequence ATGCTAATCGCTCATAAATATGTTGAGCTAGACCAAGCTCGAAGTACTCTGACAAAGCAACATGAACACACCAAACAAGATAGCTCCAGATACCGAGGGAAGAATGAAGAAGACAGACTGCGGACTAAGAGATATGGCGCAGGTCATAGACCTTATGATTTTACCCCATTGAATAAAGCACCAGTCTATATACTTAGCTGGATGAAGCAAAATCGAGTGATGTTCAACACACCCAGGAAGATGGATCCCGATATCCAGAGAGACAAAAGTAGATACTGTCGCTTCCATGAAGGCTATGGTCATGACACGGACAGATGCTGGGATTTGAAAAGAGAAATAGAGCAGCTGATCCAATCCGGACTTTTGAAGAAGTTTGTCAATGATAGACCAGGAGAGAAAAGGAAGGGGGAGCCCATAGAGAAGGAagatcaaaataaaaaacaaaaagaagtaGCAGGCGTAGTGCACGTAATAGAAGGAGGAGAGCCCTACAACAACActcagaaaaagaaaagaaatagaaGAGGATCAACCACCATGTTTGCAATCGAAAGATATATAATCCCGGAGGTGTCATTTGGACCAGACGATGGACAACACGTCAAGGGACCGCACGATGACGCACTGGTGCTAGAGGCAGTGATTAGGAATCACCATGTGAAACGAATACTGGTAGATGAAGGCAGTTTCGTGAACCTATTCACTCTAGAAGCATTCAAAGAAATGAAAGGCTCAGCAACGGACCTGTGGAGGTCCTCGGTCCCACTCGTAGGACTCAGACGAACGCCAATACGACCAGAAGGAACTGTGAGTTTATACTTAGAGCTGGGAGACAAGAATGAAGGGCCAGTTAAGAAGATGCATGCTCAGTTCAAAGTAGTGGACCTTCCTCTAGCGTACAACAGCATTTTAGGCAGACCATTTTTGTACCAGTCCGGAGCAGTAACCAGTATCAGACTACTGACCCTGAAAATGCCAACATCAGAAGGAACAATAGTCGTTAGAGGAAACCAGGAAATGGCTAAAGAATGTTGCATGATGACGACAAAAGAAGATGAAAGTTTAACAATTGAGGCATTCCCTGGGAATGTAGTAGAGGAGGAAGAGTCATAG